A single window of Mycolicibacterium aurum DNA harbors:
- the zomB gene encoding flagellar motor control protein ZomB encodes MAGRPWTAAAAGRLTRGPAFPYGVSARVSLWVSVAVVAVLFGWGAWQRRWIADDGLIVLRTVRNLLAGNGPVFNAGERVEANTSTVWSYLMYLGGLVAGGARLEYVALTFALVLSVVGVVLVMVGTARLYAPTLMGRQALLLPAGALVYIAVPPARDFATSGLENGLVLAYLGLLWWMMVAWGQALRGQPTSRAFDYTLAVLAGLSVLVRPELALIGGLALVMMLTAVKGWRRRALIVAAGGLIPVAYQIFRMGYYGLLFPGTALAKDASGAKWEQGFTYLANFNQPYLLWAPAVLLIGLAIMVMLLCGRPARVNRKAPAGSGRLARMVQSPSAVVAFMLLSGVLQAAYWIRQGGDFMHGRVLLTPLFCLLAPVAVIPLMLPDRRRMARGAGYLYAGATGVLWLAVVGWALWAANSPGMGADATRVTYTGIVDERRFYAQATGHAHPLTAADYLDYPRMRAVVTAIENTPDGALLLPAGNYDMWDVVPAYPPPPDAPADYIGPHTVFFTNLGMLGMNVGLDVRVIDQIGLANPLAAHTARIEDGRIGHDKNLFPDWAVAEGPFFKEPPYLPPYLDEDWIRQAEVALTCPDTEEVLTAIRAPMGPRRFLSNLRHAADFTRYRIDRVPRYELERCGLPVPEPVNPPYQGLPPTGP; translated from the coding sequence GTGGCGGGTCGCCCATGGACGGCGGCCGCCGCGGGCCGGCTGACCCGGGGGCCTGCCTTCCCCTACGGCGTCTCCGCGCGGGTGAGCCTGTGGGTGAGCGTGGCGGTGGTGGCCGTCCTGTTCGGCTGGGGCGCCTGGCAGCGTCGCTGGATCGCCGACGACGGCTTGATCGTATTGCGTACTGTCCGGAACCTGTTGGCAGGCAACGGCCCTGTCTTCAATGCCGGTGAGCGGGTCGAGGCCAACACCTCCACGGTGTGGTCCTACCTGATGTACCTCGGCGGCCTCGTCGCAGGCGGGGCCCGGCTGGAGTACGTGGCACTGACCTTTGCGCTGGTGCTGAGCGTTGTCGGGGTCGTCCTGGTGATGGTGGGGACCGCCCGGCTGTACGCGCCCACCCTGATGGGACGGCAGGCGCTGCTGCTGCCCGCCGGTGCGCTCGTCTACATCGCGGTCCCACCGGCCCGCGACTTCGCCACCTCTGGGCTCGAAAACGGTTTGGTGCTGGCCTATCTCGGGCTGCTGTGGTGGATGATGGTGGCCTGGGGCCAGGCGCTCCGGGGACAGCCGACGTCGCGGGCGTTCGACTACACGCTCGCGGTGCTCGCCGGGCTCAGCGTCCTGGTGCGGCCCGAGCTGGCGCTCATCGGTGGGCTCGCGCTGGTGATGATGCTGACCGCGGTGAAGGGATGGCGCAGGCGCGCGCTGATCGTCGCCGCAGGCGGCCTGATCCCGGTGGCCTACCAGATTTTCCGGATGGGCTATTACGGACTGCTCTTCCCGGGCACGGCCCTGGCCAAGGATGCCTCGGGGGCCAAGTGGGAGCAGGGTTTCACCTACCTCGCCAACTTCAACCAGCCCTACCTGCTCTGGGCCCCTGCGGTGTTGCTGATCGGGCTCGCGATCATGGTGATGCTGCTGTGCGGGCGGCCCGCCCGGGTCAACCGCAAGGCCCCCGCGGGATCGGGCCGGCTGGCCCGCATGGTCCAGAGTCCTTCGGCGGTAGTGGCTTTCATGCTCCTCAGCGGAGTGCTGCAAGCGGCGTACTGGATCCGCCAAGGCGGTGACTTCATGCACGGCCGCGTGCTGCTGACACCGTTGTTCTGTCTGCTCGCCCCCGTGGCGGTGATCCCGTTGATGTTGCCCGACCGGCGCCGAATGGCCCGTGGCGCAGGCTATCTCTACGCGGGAGCCACCGGCGTGCTGTGGCTCGCGGTGGTGGGGTGGGCGCTGTGGGCGGCCAACTCGCCGGGCATGGGCGCCGACGCGACCCGCGTCACCTACACGGGCATCGTCGACGAACGCCGCTTCTACGCGCAGGCGACGGGCCACGCCCATCCGCTCACTGCCGCCGACTATCTCGACTATCCGCGGATGCGTGCGGTGGTGACCGCCATCGAGAACACCCCGGACGGGGCGCTGCTGCTGCCCGCAGGCAACTACGACATGTGGGACGTCGTGCCCGCCTACCCGCCGCCGCCGGACGCGCCGGCCGACTACATCGGGCCGCACACCGTCTTCTTCACCAACCTCGGGATGCTGGGCATGAACGTCGGGCTCGATGTCCGGGTGATCGACCAGATCGGTCTGGCCAACCCGCTCGCGGCGCACACCGCGAGGATCGAGGACGGCCGCATCGGCCACGACAAGAACCTGTTCCCGGATTGGGCGGTCGCCGAAGGTCCGTTCTTCAAGGAGCCGCCGTACCTGCCGCCCTACCTCGACGAGGACTGGATCCGGCAGGCCGAGGTGGCGCTGACCTGCCCCGACACCGAAGAAGTGCTCACCGCGATCCGCGCTCCGATGGGGCCGCGCAGGTTCCTGTCCAACCTCAGGCACGCTGCGGATTTCACCCGTTATCGGATCGACCGGGTGCCTCGCTACGAGCTCGAACGGTGCGGTCTTCCCGTGCCGGAACCGGTGAATCCGCCGTATCAGGGGCTGCCCCCGACCGGCCCCTGA